In Aedes albopictus strain Foshan chromosome 3, AalbF5, whole genome shotgun sequence, the genomic window ttgattcAAATACTTCATTTCATCGAAACAAATATATTACtgctttgttttaaaaatatttatttttgaaacaaaaaacacatattttagaattaaaaacaaaatttatttgttttaaaaattattatttgAGAGATTAATTGTTATTTAATCCAATAAAAATAAACAAGGCTTTCAAGGAACAACATTTactatatttaaataatttattaCAAACAAATCTCTACATTATCTTTGCTGATATGCAAGAAAATCGCTGTGCAGTTGCCTCTTGTTACTTAGCAGTGGCAACGGGCGGCGTTGGTTTAGGCGTCATAGTTCAAGACGATCGGGGGAAGATTCTGTTAAATAAAAAGAGTTTCGTTAATAAACATATTTATTCTTACGGAAATCAACAAGTGCTTACCAGATTTTTTCTCCATCCGACGATGCTGGTCTCAGCCATTTCAGCTAAAACGACTGTGGAATGAGCTCCTTGACTTTTTTTCGCTCAGTTATTTTCAGCAGCTTAACTGTGCAGCCGTCATCTGGAAAGAATTATATGATTTTTAGAGTTATATAATATGTTTTACGTAGCCTTTACTTACCTGTGAAGGTTCCCACAAAATCATCCgacaaatcaaaaattttaacaaCGTTTCAACTGCGATTTCTCGCTCGGCGAGTCAATTTTTTCGTTTATGATCGCATCGACAAAATGATGACAATTAAACCTGTGCAAAAAACTATGTCAATttcaaagtacctatgttttcaaATCAAATACAAAACGACATTGTTTCTAATACAATTATTTTAGATTCAAAGTTGTCTAGTATTTGAACCAAATATAAATATGCTTTGATTCAATAAAAGTAATGAATTTGAATCAAAGTAGTAATGTATTTGATTCTAATATGCGACTTTTCTCTGCGtgatggaccgttagggctgagtagggtcggggaatggatctatgattgctgaattatactgaaaaagtcgtgattcagcagtggtggtggcactgctttccgcttttgttcggctttggtggtttgtgtggggtggtgcgtgtctgtgtgtgtgtgtgctttgtgcgtgcggtgcatACGGCTTCAGCAGAGGGGTTacttgggactgagggggtcgtcgttgataaggccgacatcattgagtgctcagtgttggcggttgtattggtgacgatttcttcagccttaagatctcatttataccacgcacagacttttgggaagagggagtactttgtaatgcaagagagggattttaaCTCTGTGTAACGGGTTGGgagaggtcatgcagatagactcaacccaggtgaccgtgcggctcggacagtgatgcatgaatgagtgcggcgTATGTGtaaggtgcgctgccctgtgggtgcagttgagtccgggttggagtggaaagagatccttctctactctaggtcggtttcggttgtacgggcggggtagtgtttgtcttatttgtgccgtgttgtgcgtgaattgcggcccgagctgcttgattacttgggaagtattgtgctctgtaatctagattttggttttaaggtgaagctaaggctgggctgagcctcggatttgttgagcgcaggtcgggagagctggtggcagtttgtgctggggggtttgctcgattggttattcactgatggtggccagtcgatcgacttatcggcgctgcctgtcatttggttcttggggtttgtgctctcgaggttcggggcgttgcttcgttgtatcttcgctttaatactaatatccttgtttgatttaactaactgttttttacaggcgtttaactcattctatttcatagattgccaaatttaagggtaatggttcaataagGTGTTAGCAAtagttagcaatcagagtggattagaacgagttggcgtcaacaatacaccaacactaacacacacactccaatacttacacgcacacatgcaactagctgtaaaagaccagtgggcgggacaatggtgcctacccaacagttgtaggggtgtttggcttagctacatgacttggtccggcaagcccataaacatcaattggtagacgtattccctagtgaaaagacaacgcagatgggcgaaagccaggggatgcgttgataatagcagaaatTTCATGCCATAAGTTTTAGGGTCGGTACACAgctaaaaagtgaggttacgcaaTGCCACGACTGGTTGAAGTAGCAGAGGgaatgagattcttccagcaagggtagatggaagcataggctcataccgagcgtgtgtaaatggacgagcaggccccgtggcgaggtgaactttcacttaACACAATTTCTGTTAGGTCCATAGATGGTTCAGGCGGTATATGCACAAATTCGGATATGCACGCTCCTCCGCATATCCAGAAagcgcagactgcgacgagaccgcggagcatgtgctttttgaatgcccacgcttcgtggagcaatgaTCGAGTATGCAGGTGATGTATCCTATCGATATCACTCCTGAGTCAGGTGTCCTGACaatattgttgaaaggatgtgtaccggGGCATTGCACAAGTCGCACTGCGTTACTTCCACGGAATcatttgaactacagagaaaatggtgggtcgaccaacagcaagttgaattttctcattctataaaaaaaagataGTATGTTGCTGCGAAATTGACAATTTACGTGATTAAGGACAAGTTCGGATGGTTAGTAAAAAAGCGTCCAGTTGTGCTGCATGAAATTGCTTATATTCCTACACATATGTTCTTTGATTAGTTTCTCAAGTATAACAATGTTGAATTTTCCGTACAAACCAGACCTGCACGCTGTACTTCTTAACCCATCCAAAGCAGCttgaaagtttacacaaacgATTTAGTTGAGATACACAACTTGGTATGTTGGTAATATTATATAAGTTAGGACCAACTGTGAGTTGGCCATTTTTTGTGGTTTTGTAGCTGACTTGCACTTTTTTTCATCTTCCTATCCTACACTGTTCATCATCAAACAGCCTTGGGGAAACAAACTCATAACTAGTGTAAGAGGGATACTGTAAATTTAGTAGCTGTAAGATGTGATTTAAACTAAAATgtgcatatttttttaaaaacatttttttacacAATATTCTACTAGAATGCTTTATGTATAGGTTTGCAACGCAACCAAAGGTAGCAACTAAGTTGTGTATTTTGTTGCGAAATGGGGAAATCTTTAGGCATTTTGTAAGGCTTCTTTATTTCGTTCGACACCGTTTGTTTGTCGAGGGATAAGTGATCTTAGTGATACTGGGCTAAATACATTTAGATAAGttaaatcaagttttttttttgtgtatgtaGCTATATTTTACCAAAGCTTAGAACGAAGATATCCCGTCGTCGGTGAATTAGTACTCAGACCCGCTTTTCTCTGGCGCTATCAACCACCCAAGTAGGCATAAACATCGAATACCTACTCCTGATTTCATACATATTGAGCTTACACAGTAGTTTGTCTTTCGAATCGCACTTTACCATTCAGCATCTCCATTGGACTTTTGAAACACGTAATCCTTACCGGTGATGTTCATGATGCCGTCCTTCAGGTAAAACTTCCACTTGTTTCTCGATCTTGTAATCTGCAAAAAGAAATAGGTTGGATTTTTACTCCATTTACTATTCAACAATTTTGCGAAATTCTTCAGCGTTACCTTATCATACTGGCAAACGACTACGTTATCCGTATCGAACAAATCGGAAGCATCCTCATCGGTTACATCGTCCTCGCTGTTCAGGGGTTCTTCTTCCGCTCCACCCTCGCCATCCAAATCTTCATCGTCCTCCTTGTCCaggtcgtcttcgtcgtcgtccccGATGTTGTCGTCACTTATATCGCTAGCTTCTTCGTCCGATGTATCAACTGCACCGTCAAGCTGGTGTCTTATTTCAATCATAACTGGAAGGGtttaaaaattgatttttaaagtaCGCAAAAGGCAAAAAGAACAACATTAATTTATATACCTCTTCTGCGATGTCGCAATTTCTTCTTTAGAACTGCTCCACTTGAGCAGGATGCCGACGTTGATGGTACCGAATCCATTTGAGATACTACCGCTCCATTGTGCGCCACTTTGGACATCAGATGATGATCCAATACTTCGGAAAGAGCAAACATCGGCGGTGTCTGATGATCTTCTTCAGCAATTGTGTCCATATGCATATCGTAGGCTCCGTCCATCTGTTTGTGAATTTGAATTGTATCTAGGAGAAAAAGGAAGATAGCTCTGTTAGACCAGTCTATAGTTAATAGGTTGAGCAAGACATTACTCATTGTGTTGTTCTGCAGATAGGAGTTGACATGCTGCTGAAGTACGGACGAGGCAATCTGCGGTGGTAGGGGCATGATCGAAGTGATGATGGGTCCAGTGAGTACTTGTTGCAGTTGATTTTCCTGGAGCGCCGATGCCGGCACCTGAATCGTTAGTACTCTTGGTTGTGAGTTTGGTACATTTGGCAGTGCTGGTAGGGTTATCTGAATTGCGACCATTTTGTTGGGATCCAGTGCTGCTACGACTGCCGCCGGAGGAGCTGGCTGTTGTGCTGGTGGTGGTTGTACTGCAGCAGGTTGTGGCAACGAGGGATGGGCCTGAGCTAATGGGGGTGGTTggagttgttgctgctgttgttgttgtggtAGAATTTGTTGCGTTTCAGCTACCGGTTCGGGCTTGACTGCAGGTGGTGGTGGAATTGCAGGTGCAATGTTGTTGGGGGCTGATTTTGCGATTCCGTTTTGATTTTCTTGGttggcagcggcagcagcagctgcAGCCGCAGCTTTAGCCTTTTTAGTACCATTTGACTGAAATTATAGAATAGAAGATGGGTTAAGAAGGTACTATGAAATACGCTTGATTTTGGGAACTTTGCAGCGAACATCATTTTGACTGCCGTTtacaaacactttttttttttttgtctgtattaacgagatttttaaccctaggctagttcatctcgggacccacgctttacttcccttccgaaggaagaacccacattttgtgagtatgtcgggagtgggattcgatcccaggtcctcggcgtgatagcgtTTACAAACACATCACCTCTCTTTACGTACCGCTCAATGACGtaaacgtaatggttggttcgacgaggaatgcCAACGAACGGAAAAAAagtgccgccagaagtcgaatgctagtggcggTGGCCGGTGCCCGGCTCCAAGCCCGGCTCAACAGGGAGCCATACAGGGtaacaagagcagaagagaaacgaatccaccgcagtaaAAATCGGtagcacgaagagagtgtgattgctgaagtgcaggaaagtatggacaggaccGATATGCAGAggctttatgcaactgtcaatggtgcgcaGCACAATACTGCGGCAGTGTCCGCCATGTGCAATGGCCGGGAagaaaatttgctgacagacaaaacaataatGATGACAGCTAGGCGGAAGATTTGTTAaatggtagcagtgaaggagcactaaggaacaggattttaatagatgacggtcaagcagtggaaccacttgttgaatggtaggtacatccttgaaggtgcatcacacagctcagtggagagctaggtattGTGCATcttagcttaatcactcagatcctgctgatctgagtcagccgccataagattgcgcccgtttgatttgtacacggcggctgacagctccacccggcggctgcaaaacagttttagccaaggtgcacaccgtgtacaaatcatacgtgcgcgatctgaggctgcgcgtttcgaacgcagcttgctgagaatctaagataagcgcgacaatatcaactggtaggtaaatggaaatctatatataccgcatttagttcaccactggactgcgaactacgacttcataagtgcgaaatcgtaaataaaagtgcgcgattgcatcaaatcaggttgatgtcttcggcgcactatttcttcagtctatggtgaacaagtgctctgaagacaccgagttgatttgatgcaatcgcgcacttttattagcgttttcgcactcgtgaaaactagtgcgatagtccagtggtgaactaaatgcgctatatataaaaatgcagtggcatacgtgggaccgtacataacttgcgaacggatggtccaatttgggtcgtctaagttttgttctgttagttttcacccaaggaaggtttatgaggcaaaaaacatgggtaAATAGAGAGTTTTtgcaaatcgggttttcatacattttgaacggggacttgggcttgcaaagtgacaaagtttgccgggttcagctagtaaattgtaaatattatgttatacctagatcagtgtacgcaaaatatggcaccgcaagcgaaaaataggcaacaaagaaggcacggcaacaacgttttgttttttcgttagcagataatgacaaaatcgctcccgagtttgttcacaacaaaaacggtaggaatatttgtctcgttccattcacatcgtgattttcgcattgttttacaactgaaactcaactctgcggtttgcaagagtcttatttcgtcctaatgcttatgaattcggtaatgtgggtcgaaaatttcagcagaaaagccggaatatcagcacacgcacggcaagcgatgtttgttttattgctctcatcgcctgacatgcatttgttgcggagcgcctttgttaccaacatgcaccgcttatgacaaagcgtttgtttttcggcgtgatccgtttttcgtaccctgacctagattgaataaaggagaagcactgcgctggtagcgatatcagtcagtgcctgggtttggagaacaaagcctcgcctgtgtttttatttctaACACCACTAACACTGGATGAAGCCGtaaaggagctgaaaaacagcgaGGCTTCTGGGAAGCGAgctgctacatcaatcaatccaccagattaatGTAAAGATTTGGGGgggatgaagaattgcctaccagttggttggatggcattATATGcgcaatctacaagaaagggcacggACTAGATGGAACACTCTTACAGAGGGATTTTAAACTCGGCGTATGAGATACTGTTgaacagactgagacctcttgaggagtccttcatcGGTGAATACCAGGctagttttcgtgagggccgatcaacgacggatcaaatgtttagcctgcggatgatcctagataaatttcgggaatataacttgcagactcacaatttgttcaaggattttaaagcagcgtatgaTTCAGTGAAAATAAATGTGTATATCAGAGTGTATATTTCcgacgaaactaattaggctgacgcGCAACGCTGGTTGAATCAAAATCAAGTATACGGATCGCAAAGTTTGTacttcgtttgtgaccttggatggattgaagcagggtgatgctctttcaaatttactgttcaacattgcactagaAGGATCGATTAAGAGGTTTGGCGTGCAGAAGACTGGtcttatcatcacacggtcgaagtggagcggacctggtgtgatggttagaacacttgattatcacgccgaggacctgagatcgaatcccacttccgacaaactcgcaaaatgtgagttcttccttcggaagggaagtaaagcgtgggtcccgagatgaactagcctagggctaaaaatctcgttaatacagacaacaaAAAATCACACGGTCGAacatgctcctcggctttgcggGCGATATTggcggcatcgatcgtagggcagtgaaggaagcttatgctcctctgagaAGATGGACAGCGAgggtaggcttgacgattaactctaccaagacgaagtacatgatagcgggtagagatagACGCAGAGGAATATCAccaaagaccgacgaagatggggCTCTACATACGCTCggtgttggagtaaagttactttgtagccaacgaATAATTAAGGCAGGTATTATGCATCACTGAATAACTAAATGAATCGAAGAGGATCTGCAAACCCTTGGGTTGAGTATTCATGCAACGTTTATTAGGGACGATTTGTAGCGGTCCATCAACATGTATGAGGGCGTCCATAACGCttctttgtatgaaaatcctaattttttgtatggaccgtaacgctcgagcATATTTACTCCCCCTGCCCCTAGAGCggtacgtaatttgtggatggcgcctgagATGATTTGCTTGTTGAAAGTAGACAAATTCTTACAATATACGATGTCGCTGAAAGCTTGAAAATAAATTATGCATTGAAACATAAATGTATACATTACCTTTGAACCTGACACGGACTACAATTAGTTATCGATTCAGATGTAATTACCGGTGCAAAAAtatgaaacgaaaagaaaatggCTCATTAGAATTCAATATCTTACAAATTGTCCAAATCTTGAAGTGATTCACAACATTGTCGTAAGTCATACCTTTGCCAGAATTGACGGCGGTTGATCCAAAGGATCAACTACCGCTTCGACCGCCTTGCTGGCCATCAGTTTCGCCGTCCATACTTGTTTCATCTCCTGCAATACCTGTTCATCGACACCCTCGTCGAGGAATGCATCTCGTACGCCAGCAATAACATCATCAATAACGGTGTTGTACAGTTTGAGCTGAAAACAAGAGCAACCGAATTAGCAAAGCCACCGATACAACATGAGCTGCAATTtaaataatttattcatttttgtGCTATCAGTCATTTGTCGTTCACTTTCATTTCAGTTGTGAATTTTAGAGCACTTATCGATTACCCCTATGTGCAATACCTACTTATCTCAATAGACCCATTTGTTTTCTTGAAATATTCATAAAAGGGTTTGACCTTCGAGCGCCTACAGTGAAGTGTTTCTTATTCGCACATGTCTCGCGAGATTTCTTTGCATGTCTAGAGAATCAATTTTTACATGAGAAAAGTTAATGAATGTCCAATATGGGACCATCGATAGTAGTAATTAGCATTAtacagaattatgcaaaatgaccattatgccaaacgaaACACAAACATCATTATAGGTACCTAATGCCATTACGCTAGGTCTAATACCATTAGTTATGGTAAAccataacattaaaaaatatgcaCGCGAAAAAAGTTACAAGGGATTAAATATTTTGTAATAAGAGGTAGTTTTGTCAGTCCCACTGCTCTGCATACCCTCGTAACATCGACGAACTTCTATTGTAGACATAGCGTCCGGATACAACGAGAAGGGTGCTACTAGTTTCAACCTACTGAAAATCAACCATTAAACGGTTATTCTTTTTCTTACTCGTTTtgtattttattttagaaatgaTTACTAATGACCGTGTAAGGAAGAGACTTTCTCAATTACTTATGGGAACGCTAATTAAACCAaataggcaggccaagttccagtaaaACCGTAACTCCACAACGAATAAAAAAATACGATCATGAATGAATGAACGTAGCTAGTGTTTGGGCACCATCATCAGAAATACCTTGGCATAGAATTGACGAGCAAGCACAACGGGAACACTCGCATCGCTACTCCGGCCGCCGTTGTCACAGTAATGAGCTCAgtcgcacaaaaaaaaaaaaacaaaccaaacCTTATACCAAATCCACCGCTGATAAGAAGTAACATGACATGCCGGGCAGACACTTTGATGGAGAAACTCAGATATCTTTACCTGAAACCATCAGCATTAAATTTACACTCTTCCAGTAGGTCGatattctgccgtaattctgcaaagcgACGTAAGTGCCATTTTCAATTTCATCCAATCTTAACCTCCAAATATCTAGCCAAGTCTTTGCAAGCATTTTTATGAAATCTTATCATCAACCAGAAGACTCCAGAACTGgaacagcttccaatagatgacagGATGGGAAAAAATAGCGAATATTCAACAGGTGTATGGTTATTAGAGAGAGTCAACGttattgtcttcaaaaatgtttaagttgcgcattttctggaaattctcgctaaaaaagtaaggaaatgcaTTTGATAAATTGATGGACACCCCGTTAGTTAgaaccacaacaatttttgcagacccctcgattttggtcaaatgatggttcatttaaaccgttttaactcgaaagttttttcaaaaaaccacctcaaaacgaattaattgttgttgaaaagaggaaagatatagct contains:
- the LOC109417347 gene encoding transcription initiation factor IIA subunit 1 yields the protein MALSQTSVLKLYNTVIDDVIAGVRDAFLDEGVDEQVLQEMKQVWTAKLMASKAVEAVVDPLDQPPSILAKSVSGSKSNGTKKAKAAAAAAAAAANQENQNGIAKSAPNNIAPAIPPPPAVKPEPVAETQQILPQQQQQQQLQPPPLAQAHPSLPQPAAVQPPPAQQPAPPAAVVAALDPNKMVAIQITLPALPNVPNSQPRVLTIQVPASALQENQLQQVLTGPIITSIMPLPPQIASSVLQQHVNSYLQNNTMNTIQIHKQMDGAYDMHMDTIAEEDHQTPPMFALSEVLDHHLMSKVAHNGAVVSQMDSVPSTSASCSSGAVLKKKLRHRRRVMIEIRHQLDGAVDTSDEEASDISDDNIGDDDEDDLDKEDDEDLDGEGGAEEEPLNSEDDVTDEDASDLFDTDNVVVCQYDKITRSRNKWKFYLKDGIMNITGKDYVFQKSNGDAEW